In one window of Kosmotoga pacifica DNA:
- a CDS encoding ABC transporter substrate-binding protein, with product MKKCFAFLLVVVLSVVLLAGGTPKKGGTFIIAHWGDPISFNPDAKVDDAGSGIYGCIFSKLITLDADYNVIPDLAESWEVSEDGLTYTFHLRKGVKWHDGYPFTSADVAWTLNQIRTHKEAPAWKNLVDVENIETPDEYTVVIKLSRPYAPFLGFLAWYGTWIMPQHLYDITENGSPVDWLSNPHNQNPVGTGPFKFVEWVKGDHVTVEKNPDYFLGEPYVDKIVFKILPDENTALQAFLNGEVDYDGNVSNAQISILKRIPGVVVKMKPAPSRYYIAFNIGGRESPFHDKKVRFAVAYALNRKEIFDKAIKYGEVAEGFYTPAIPWAYNPNAKMPEYNPQLAEKLLDEAGYPRQADGYRFEAVLVYFQGQEWRDMATVIKEQLDKVGIKVKLEEYEIAAYIEKVLKAKDFDITELDGFQGPDPDNLKLRVGSDGDINVMGYSNEEVDTLLQKAGELSDIKERAEYYFKVQEILSQDLPMYVIGEVASRNVHKDYVKGLPYELTGVVGYNNYAKVWLDK from the coding sequence GTGAAGAAGTGTTTTGCTTTTTTATTAGTAGTCGTGCTGTCAGTTGTGTTACTTGCAGGAGGAACACCGAAAAAAGGCGGTACTTTTATAATCGCGCACTGGGGAGATCCTATTTCGTTTAACCCAGATGCAAAAGTAGACGATGCAGGTAGCGGGATTTACGGATGTATCTTCAGCAAACTAATAACACTTGATGCGGACTATAATGTTATACCTGATCTGGCTGAGAGTTGGGAAGTGTCAGAAGATGGTTTGACCTACACTTTCCATCTAAGGAAGGGTGTTAAATGGCATGATGGATATCCCTTTACTTCTGCAGACGTTGCATGGACGCTGAATCAGATACGAACGCATAAAGAAGCCCCAGCTTGGAAGAACCTTGTAGATGTTGAGAATATTGAGACACCGGATGAATATACCGTGGTTATCAAACTGTCCAGACCATATGCACCTTTCTTAGGATTCCTAGCGTGGTATGGAACGTGGATCATGCCTCAACATCTCTACGATATCACTGAGAACGGTTCGCCGGTTGATTGGCTTAGCAACCCACATAATCAGAACCCTGTTGGTACCGGTCCATTCAAGTTTGTAGAATGGGTGAAGGGCGATCATGTAACTGTTGAAAAGAATCCGGATTACTTTTTGGGAGAACCTTATGTCGACAAAATCGTTTTCAAAATACTGCCAGACGAAAATACTGCACTTCAAGCTTTCCTGAATGGAGAGGTCGATTATGATGGAAATGTGAGTAATGCTCAGATTTCAATTCTCAAAAGAATACCTGGGGTCGTAGTAAAGATGAAACCAGCACCAAGTAGGTATTACATAGCATTTAATATTGGTGGAAGAGAATCTCCTTTCCACGATAAGAAAGTCAGATTTGCAGTAGCATATGCCCTAAATAGAAAAGAAATATTCGACAAAGCAATAAAGTATGGAGAAGTTGCAGAAGGTTTTTACACTCCGGCTATTCCTTGGGCATACAATCCTAACGCAAAAATGCCTGAATATAACCCACAACTGGCGGAGAAACTATTAGATGAAGCTGGGTACCCACGACAGGCTGATGGATACAGATTTGAGGCAGTGTTGGTATATTTCCAAGGCCAGGAATGGAGAGATATGGCTACAGTTATTAAAGAACAACTCGACAAAGTGGGTATAAAGGTAAAACTGGAAGAATATGAAATAGCAGCGTATATTGAAAAAGTTCTCAAAGCAAAAGACTTCGATATAACAGAGCTTGATGGTTTTCAAGGTCCGGATCCTGACAACTTGAAACTCAGAGTCGGTAGTGATGGGGATATAAACGTAATGGGATATTCTAACGAGGAAGTAGATACTTTACTCCAAAAGGCTGGGGAGCTGTCGGATATAAAGGAAAGAGCGGAATACTACTTCAAAGTTCAGGAAATTCTTTCACAAGACCTTCCTATGTATGTAATAGGTGAAGTGGCAAGTAGAAATGTTCATAAAGATTACGTAAAAGGATTACCATACGAATTAACCGGAGTTGTTGGATATAACAATTATGCGAAAGTATGGCTTGATAAGTAA